The following are encoded in a window of Lynx canadensis isolate LIC74 chromosome B1, mLynCan4.pri.v2, whole genome shotgun sequence genomic DNA:
- the CB1H4orf3 gene encoding uncharacterized protein C4orf3 homolog isoform X2 has protein sequence MQAGAAPEDGRDGPRERLALGEAGRQQQNHEVRSQSRAERFPKHSYWLDLWLFILFDLVLFIFVYLLP, from the exons ATGCAGGCGGGCGCGGCGCCTGAAGATGGTCGAGACGGTCCCCGGGAGCGGCTAGCCTTGGGTGAAGCTGGGAGGCAGCAGCAGAATCATGAAGTGCGGTCTCAATCGAGGGCAGAACGGTTTCCAAAACATTCCTACTGGTTGGATCTCTGGCTCTTCATCCTCTTTGACCTGGTGTTATTTATCTTCGTGTATCTTTTACCCTG A